A window of Chryseobacterium shandongense genomic DNA:
GAATAATACTGGGAGTTGGCATTGGTAGAAACAATGTCGGAACGGATTCCGTTTTTATTTGCAATATCCTTAAAATAAGGAATCACGCCGAACACACCTATTGACCCTGTCAGAGTATTCGGTTCAGAATAGATTTTATCTGCTGCCATCGCAATGTAATATCCTCCGGATGCAGCATAATCACCAAAAGAAACAATTAAAGGTTTTTTCTTTTTTAACTGCTGCAGCTCAAAAAGAATTTCATCAGAAGCATTGGCGCTTCCCCCAGGAGAATTAATCCTGAAGACCACAGCTTTTACTTTATCATTATTCTGAAGATCTTTAATGTATTTGATGTATTTTTCAGAATGGATTTCATTGTATTCATCTCCTCCGTAAATTGATCCTGAAGCATATAAAACAGCTACTTTATCACCTGATTTTTCATTATCGGAATACGAAGCAATGTATTTTCCCAAGGAGATCTTATTTAATTTTTCGTCATCCTTCAAACTTAATTTTGATTTTATCATTTGATCATATTCAGTTTTCTGGATCAACTTGTCAGCCAGCCTGTATTTAAGTCCCAATTCAGGAATCATTCCGTAAAGGCTGTCTACTACAGTTCTGAAAGCGGCTGTATCAATTTTTCTTGATGCTGCCATTTTCGAGGATGTATTTTTCCAGATATCATTCAAAAGAGTGCTAAGCTGTTCTCTATTTTCAGGAGAAATATCATTTCTAAGAAATGGTTCAACGGCAGATTTGAATTTTCCGTGACGGATTACTTCAATCCCAATACCGTACTTATCAGCAAAATCTTTGAAGAAGGCAACTTCCGTAGCAAGACCTTTAAGCTCAATCATACCGGACGGATTCAGATAGTAGTTATCGGCAACCGATCCTAAATAATAAGAAGCCTGGGAAACTGCATTTCCGTATGCGTACACAAATTTTCCGCTTTTCTTAAAATCTTCAATCGCATCTCTAAGATCATCAATCTGGGTAACTCCCGCATTCAGATCATCGGCTTCAATGCTTATTCCTTTAATATTATCATCTGTTTTAGCTTTATGAATGGCTTCAACAGCATCATAAATTAAAACATTTTTGTTCTGCTCGCTGATATCAAACAATCCTCTCTGCTCTTCAGTAGGACTATCAATAATATTGGTTTTGAGATTAATCGTAAGTACCGAATTCTTTTTTACATCAACAGACTTTTCATTCCCCATCGAACTGA
This region includes:
- the sppA gene encoding signal peptide peptidase SppA; amino-acid sequence: MKSFFKNVLANIVAIVILCVVFFFFFIIMLVFSSMGNEKSVDVKKNSVLTINLKTNIIDSPTEEQRGLFDISEQNKNVLIYDAVEAIHKAKTDDNIKGISIEADDLNAGVTQIDDLRDAIEDFKKSGKFVYAYGNAVSQASYYLGSVADNYYLNPSGMIELKGLATEVAFFKDFADKYGIGIEVIRHGKFKSAVEPFLRNDISPENREQLSTLLNDIWKNTSSKMAASRKIDTAAFRTVVDSLYGMIPELGLKYRLADKLIQKTEYDQMIKSKLSLKDDEKLNKISLGKYIASYSDNEKSGDKVAVLYASGSIYGGDEYNEIHSEKYIKYIKDLQNNDKVKAVVFRINSPGGSANASDEILFELQQLKKKKPLIVSFGDYAASGGYYIAMAADKIYSEPNTLTGSIGVFGVIPYFKDIANKNGIRSDIVSTNANSQYYSSLNGVTPYGVSLITRSVEGTYKRFVYFVTQNRKQTFEQIDSIGGGRVWSGTRAKQIGLVDELGTLNDAVKFAAQKAGLKSYNVASYPKSMTPFEQIFKDLNQDEISARVIKNKIGKSNYEILQQVTEKRKLQSEIKMEMPYQIKIN